The following are from one region of the Clostridia bacterium genome:
- a CDS encoding ATP-binding cassette domain-containing protein, which produces MISTNNVSLRYGGRKLFDDVNIKFTPGNCYGLIGANGAGKSTFLKILSGDIEPNTGDVSITPGERLAVLKQDHFEFDEFAVLETVIMGHSRLYAIMKEKEDLYAKEDFSDEDGMRASELEGEFADLNGWEAESEAATLLTGLGIMEESHTRKMKELNGSDKVKILLAQALFGHPHILLLDEPTNHLDIKSIRWLENFLLDFENTVIVVSHDRHFLNKVCTHMADIDYGKIKVYVGNYDFWYQSSQLMLQMSKDKNKKTEEKMKDLQEFIMRFSANASKSKQATSRKKQLEKLTLEDIQPSSRKYPFVGFKPDREAGNELLTIENLSKTVDGKNIFSNVSFRINKGDKVAFVGSDGIAKTTLFKILMGELEADSGEFKWGITTSQSYFPKDNSEFFTNVDLNLVDWLRQYSEDNAEQKTETFIRGFLGRMLFSGEEALKSAKVLSGGEKVRCMLSRMMLSGANVLLLDEPTNHLDLESITAVNEGLTSFPGTILFVSHDHQFIQTIANRIIEITPNGLVDRQMNYDEYLDNEDLQKQIEEMYK; this is translated from the coding sequence TTGATCAGTACAAACAATGTAAGCCTACGATATGGCGGAAGAAAATTATTTGATGATGTTAACATAAAGTTCACTCCAGGCAACTGTTATGGTCTCATAGGCGCTAATGGCGCAGGAAAATCCACGTTTCTAAAAATTCTCTCCGGAGACATTGAGCCAAACACAGGTGATGTATCCATTACTCCTGGAGAGAGACTTGCAGTTCTTAAGCAGGACCACTTTGAATTCGATGAATTCGCAGTGCTGGAAACTGTAATAATGGGTCACAGCAGACTTTATGCAATAATGAAAGAGAAGGAAGATCTCTATGCAAAGGAAGACTTCTCTGACGAGGATGGAATGAGAGCTTCAGAGCTTGAAGGCGAGTTTGCAGATCTGAATGGTTGGGAAGCAGAGTCTGAAGCTGCAACACTTCTTACAGGCTTAGGTATCATGGAAGAGTCCCACACCAGGAAGATGAAGGAGCTGAATGGCTCCGATAAAGTTAAGATACTTCTTGCACAAGCTTTATTTGGTCATCCTCATATTCTGCTTCTGGATGAGCCGACAAACCATTTGGATATCAAATCTATAAGATGGCTTGAAAACTTCCTTTTGGATTTTGAAAATACTGTTATAGTAGTATCCCATGACAGACACTTCCTCAATAAAGTGTGTACACACATGGCAGATATAGACTATGGCAAGATAAAGGTTTATGTGGGCAACTACGACTTCTGGTACCAATCCAGCCAGTTGATGCTGCAGATGTCCAAAGACAAGAACAAGAAGACAGAAGAAAAGATGAAAGACTTACAGGAGTTTATCATGCGATTCAGCGCCAATGCCTCAAAGTCAAAGCAGGCGACCTCCCGTAAGAAGCAGCTGGAAAAGCTTACCCTTGAGGATATACAACCCTCTTCCAGAAAATATCCCTTTGTCGGCTTCAAGCCGGACAGAGAGGCTGGTAATGAGCTTTTAACTATAGAAAATTTGAGTAAAACAGTAGACGGCAAAAACATCTTTAGTAATGTCAGCTTTAGAATCAATAAGGGTGATAAGGTTGCTTTCGTTGGATCTGACGGTATAGCAAAGACAACACTATTCAAGATACTAATGGGTGAGCTGGAAGCTGACAGTGGAGAATTCAAATGGGGAATCACTACTTCGCAGTCCTACTTCCCCAAGGACAACTCCGAATTCTTCACTAATGTAGATCTCAATCTTGTGGATTGGTTAAGACAATATTCTGAAGATAATGCAGAACAGAAAACAGAAACCTTTATCAGAGGCTTCCTTGGAAGAATGCTCTTCTCTGGAGAAGAAGCACTTAAGAGTGCTAAAGTACTCTCCGGTGGTGAGAAGGTCCGCTGCATGCTTTCAAGAATGATGCTAAGCGGCGCAAATGTCCTGCTCCTTGATGAGCCGACCAACCATTTGGATCTTGAGTCCATTACAGCAGTCAATGAAGGACTCACAAGCTTCCCTGGTACGATACTATTTGTATCTCATGACCATCAGTTCATACAGACCATTGCCAACAGGATAATAGAGATTACTCCTAACGGGCTTGTTGACAGACAGATGAACTATGATGAGTATTTGGATAATGAAGATTTGCAGAAGCAGATAGAAGAAATGTACAAATAG
- a CDS encoding MFS transporter: MDYKIQLKKNINKNYIYTLLQNIDLTRGIWMIYLASKGMSLTQLGLLETIFHITSFFMEVPTGAVADIFGRKISRICGRVLSLVSVIILLTADNFLWFAISFVFTALSYNLESGAGDALLYDSLKEIGEEDKYMKISGNKEVFYQVAGIVSFLLGGYMATKSYGIAFTLTIIIGAIALLQSFSFKEPSIARKHEAEQKGNIFVNQLKQSISVVRENPRIGSLIVFTEIILTFCTCIFFYLQNFMKGNGYNEAAIGVIYAAAYLVSALTAPQVHKIEKVIKEQGILLIVPFVTVACLWGIALSAYHFVFFIVLMITEEIVYVAMSDYINKMIPSENRATILSFASMVFSFFMITVFPFVGMLGDRYSLAFAIKCLGGLGIVFVLINSFFLLALGSRKRA, from the coding sequence ATGGATTATAAAATTCAATTAAAGAAAAATATAAACAAAAATTATATATATACATTACTTCAAAATATTGACCTGACCAGGGGGATCTGGATGATATACCTTGCCAGCAAAGGCATGAGCCTTACCCAATTGGGGCTGCTGGAGACGATATTCCATATAACCTCGTTTTTTATGGAGGTTCCTACCGGAGCTGTAGCGGACATATTCGGCAGGAAGATAAGCAGAATATGTGGACGGGTGCTTTCACTCGTCAGCGTCATAATACTGCTTACAGCGGATAACTTCCTCTGGTTTGCAATATCCTTTGTTTTCACAGCCTTATCTTATAACCTGGAGTCAGGTGCCGGGGATGCTCTTTTATATGATTCCCTAAAGGAAATAGGGGAAGAAGACAAGTACATGAAAATATCCGGCAATAAGGAAGTCTTCTATCAGGTTGCCGGTATTGTATCCTTCCTGCTGGGGGGTTACATGGCTACAAAGAGCTATGGCATAGCCTTTACACTAACAATTATTATAGGCGCCATCGCTCTGCTGCAGTCCTTTAGCTTTAAGGAGCCATCCATTGCTAGGAAGCATGAGGCAGAACAGAAGGGAAACATATTTGTAAATCAGCTCAAGCAGAGCATAAGCGTTGTCAGGGAAAATCCGAGGATAGGGTCTCTAATAGTATTCACAGAGATAATACTTACCTTTTGTACCTGCATATTCTTTTATTTGCAGAATTTCATGAAGGGTAATGGCTATAATGAGGCAGCAATAGGTGTTATCTACGCAGCCGCATATCTGGTCTCGGCTTTGACGGCGCCTCAGGTGCATAAAATTGAAAAAGTAATAAAAGAACAAGGCATCCTGCTGATTGTACCCTTTGTCACGGTAGCATGCTTATGGGGCATAGCACTTAGTGCATATCATTTTGTATTCTTTATAGTTCTTATGATTACAGAAGAGATCGTGTATGTTGCTATGAGTGACTATATAAACAAGATGATACCCAGTGAGAATCGTGCCACGATACTTTCCTTTGCCAGTATGGTGTTCAGCTTCTTTATGATAACAGTTTTTCCTTTTGTGGGGATGCTTGGAGACAGGTATTCGCTGGCTTTTGCGATAAAGTGTCTTGGAGGCCTGGGCATTGTGTTTGTACTGATTAACAGCTTTTTTCTGCTTGCACTAGGTTCGAGAAAGAGGGCATAG
- a CDS encoding MFS transporter produces MCKEAKILLVISALFTFAMGLSNIFVNVFFWKQTNEYVVIAIYHLTHYIATPITFVLAGILAKRKNGIWSLRIGLLTYVLFFMLILFWGSKGTYYIYLLGIIYGMATGFYWLAFNTLSFDFTHMNNRDTFNGFNGCSAGIAAAISPMISAYIISIFKGTKGYNMVFTMTLTTFVVLTLVSLLLRCKSYGHRLDFKKAFSRNCEEWSIVRTSTTLWGFRDVIIVFLVNILTIEATKSELSLGKLTLISSLISSASYVLVQRVIKPPHRRLSILIGVFGSSIAVLALAINVAYGTLVFYIMMDAFLLPFFLIQLNSATFNVIDRNHEEGMRIEYMINKDLVLNAGRAISALILIALLSLFKASSSLRLYLLFLGLVPIVSGYSLGRLRGVFEGKDSKISPVHKRIIR; encoded by the coding sequence ATGTGTAAAGAAGCTAAGATTTTGTTGGTTATAAGTGCTTTATTTACTTTTGCCATGGGACTATCAAATATATTCGTGAATGTATTCTTTTGGAAACAAACGAATGAGTATGTGGTGATTGCAATATATCATCTGACCCATTATATTGCTACGCCCATAACTTTTGTTCTTGCGGGAATATTGGCAAAAAGGAAAAATGGGATATGGTCCCTGAGGATTGGGCTTCTGACTTATGTGTTGTTCTTCATGTTGATACTATTCTGGGGCAGCAAAGGTACGTACTATATATACTTACTGGGGATCATCTACGGTATGGCAACAGGGTTCTACTGGCTTGCCTTCAATACCCTCAGCTTTGACTTCACCCATATGAACAACAGAGATACCTTCAATGGCTTCAATGGATGCAGTGCCGGAATAGCTGCCGCAATTTCACCTATGATTTCTGCTTATATAATAAGCATTTTCAAAGGGACAAAGGGCTACAATATGGTTTTTACCATGACACTGACCACATTTGTGGTTCTTACTCTGGTAAGTTTGCTGCTAAGATGCAAGAGTTACGGGCACAGGTTGGATTTTAAAAAGGCCTTCTCACGCAATTGCGAAGAATGGAGCATTGTAAGAACATCCACCACCCTTTGGGGATTCAGAGATGTGATCATAGTCTTTCTGGTGAACATACTGACTATTGAGGCAACCAAAAGTGAGCTCTCCTTAGGAAAACTCACCCTAATCAGCTCATTGATATCCTCTGCATCATATGTCCTTGTACAGAGGGTGATAAAGCCTCCTCATAGAAGGCTGTCAATTCTAATAGGTGTATTCGGCTCATCCATAGCAGTATTGGCCTTAGCAATCAATGTGGCATATGGAACACTGGTTTTTTATATAATGATGGATGCCTTTCTTCTCCCGTTCTTTTTAATACAGCTTAACTCTGCGACATTTAATGTAATAGACCGGAACCATGAAGAAGGTATGAGGATAGAATATATGATTAACAAGGATCTGGTGCTGAATGCCGGAAGGGCTATAAGCGCATTGATATTGATTGCACTTTTATCTTTGTTCAAAGCCTCCTCATCATTAAGACTCTACTTGCTATTCCTAGGCTTGGTGCCCATTGTCTCGGGGTATTCACTTGGGAGGCTGAGGGGAGTATTTGAGGGTAAGGATTCTAAAATATCTCCCGTTCATAAGAGGATTATAAGGTGA
- a CDS encoding YafY family protein, with the protein MKLDRLVSILVLLLRKERIQAKELADTFGVSVRTILRDVEAINLAGIPIVTYQGANGGIGIADGYRLDRSVLTEDDMSTLISTLSGIAGTIPDSRQGVLMEKLKNIMSSSQLENLDSKVKQLVIDLSPWGANELLKESVASIRKAIENHKEIEFTYIDSEGKRTSRRVEPYSLVLKGQKWYLYAWCHARQDFRLFKLSRMRELTASEVCYEPKKVSMGQLTYEDQWKTPENMISLELIFEKEMESVVTEWFGVELEKLEDGRLLAKAVLPENNWLYGFILSFGMGVEVINPPHIRKMLADISKGIYEKYSLGT; encoded by the coding sequence TTGAAGCTTGACAGGTTGGTTTCTATTCTGGTGCTGCTGCTTCGGAAAGAAAGGATACAAGCCAAAGAGCTAGCAGATACGTTTGGTGTTTCTGTCAGAACAATACTTAGGGATGTAGAGGCTATAAATCTTGCGGGCATACCTATTGTGACGTATCAGGGGGCAAATGGGGGAATAGGTATTGCTGATGGTTATCGCTTGGACAGAAGTGTACTAACAGAGGATGATATGTCTACCCTTATATCCACATTGAGCGGCATTGCCGGAACAATACCCGACAGCAGGCAAGGTGTCCTCATGGAGAAGCTCAAGAATATAATGTCCTCATCGCAGCTGGAGAATCTCGACTCAAAGGTAAAACAGCTTGTAATAGACTTATCCCCATGGGGAGCTAATGAGCTTTTGAAGGAAAGCGTTGCAAGCATTAGAAAGGCAATAGAAAATCATAAGGAAATAGAATTTACATATATAGATTCCGAAGGCAAGAGGACAAGCCGCAGGGTTGAACCTTATTCTCTGGTGCTAAAGGGGCAGAAGTGGTATTTATATGCTTGGTGTCATGCTCGGCAGGACTTCAGACTCTTTAAGCTGTCCAGGATGAGGGAGCTTACTGCATCGGAAGTTTGCTATGAACCGAAGAAGGTGTCCATGGGGCAGCTTACTTATGAGGATCAGTGGAAAACTCCTGAAAATATGATTTCCCTCGAGCTAATATTTGAAAAAGAGATGGAAAGCGTTGTTACAGAATGGTTCGGTGTAGAATTGGAGAAGCTGGAGGACGGAAGGCTTCTGGCGAAAGCAGTGCTTCCGGAAAACAACTGGCTCTATGGTTTTATCTTGAGCTTCGGAATGGGTGTGGAGGTAATTAATCCCCCTCATATTCGAAAAATGCTTGCAGACATTTCAAAAGGAATATATGAAAAATATTCTCTAGGAACATGA
- a CDS encoding GyrI-like domain-containing protein codes for MDYKIELKEQGVQPVLSIRKTTAVGNLPQELGKAYGSIIQYLNEIGEQPTDAAFTAYYNMDMEHLDVEMGFPVSKMLAGRGVIEAKEIPAGKYAACMYKGPYAEMVPAYDAMNKWIGENGLAATGVSYEFYYNSPMDVPENELLTKIMFPVK; via the coding sequence ATGGATTATAAAATAGAATTGAAAGAGCAGGGAGTACAGCCTGTACTATCTATCAGAAAGACCACTGCAGTGGGGAATCTTCCTCAAGAACTTGGCAAAGCCTATGGGAGCATAATACAGTATCTTAATGAAATTGGTGAACAACCAACAGATGCAGCGTTTACTGCCTATTACAACATGGACATGGAGCATCTTGATGTGGAGATGGGCTTCCCGGTTTCTAAAATGCTTGCAGGGAGAGGCGTAATTGAAGCAAAAGAGATTCCAGCCGGCAAGTATGCAGCATGCATGTACAAAGGGCCTTATGCAGAGATGGTGCCGGCATATGATGCCATGAACAAATGGATAGGTGAAAACGGACTTGCAGCAACAGGTGTATCCTACGAGTTCTATTACAATTCACCCATGGATGTACCAGAAAACGAGCTGTTGACTAAGATAATGTTCCCGGTCAAATAG
- a CDS encoding GyrI-like domain-containing protein: MKYEWKKQAKELYLPKNQPEMVMVPPTKFFMLDGKGNPNSEEFSEAVGVLYSLAYAVKMMPKKGVTPEGYFEYTVFPLEGVWDLAPEARGLEVLDKDSLIYTIMIRQPDFVTEEVAQAALENTLKKTKHPMLSKARFGSTEDGMCVQMMHLGSYDNEPGSFVKMEEFCKANNLKRVSKVHREIYISDARKTPTEKLQTVLRFKVEEA, encoded by the coding sequence ATGAAGTATGAATGGAAAAAGCAAGCCAAGGAATTGTATCTGCCGAAGAATCAGCCGGAGATGGTGATGGTGCCTCCTACGAAGTTTTTCATGCTTGATGGAAAAGGCAATCCGAACAGCGAGGAATTTTCTGAGGCAGTTGGAGTATTGTACTCACTTGCATATGCAGTGAAAATGATGCCTAAGAAGGGTGTGACCCCGGAAGGATATTTTGAATACACGGTATTCCCCTTGGAGGGAGTCTGGGACTTGGCTCCAGAGGCGCGAGGATTGGAAGTATTGGACAAGGACAGCTTGATATATACTATTATGATAAGACAACCGGATTTTGTAACTGAAGAGGTGGCGCAGGCCGCCTTGGAAAATACATTAAAGAAGACAAAGCATCCGATGCTTTCAAAGGCCAGGTTTGGAAGTACTGAAGATGGGATGTGTGTGCAAATGATGCACTTAGGCTCATATGACAATGAGCCGGGTTCCTTTGTCAAGATGGAGGAGTTTTGCAAGGCCAACAATCTGAAGAGGGTATCCAAGGTTCATAGGGAAATCTATATCTCTGATGCACGAAAAACCCCAACTGAAAAATTGCAGACGGTTCTCCGCTTTAAAGTGGAGGAAGCATAG
- a CDS encoding nitroreductase family protein, with protein MIVNETLKIIKQRRSIRSFKEKQIKKEELQAVLEAGLYAPNAGDQAWHFTVIQNKELMGRLNLAAKEAAKQLDIEGLSEIANNESYNCFYGAPTLILVSGKEQAIPLEADCAAATQNLLLAAESIGLGSCWIYFVMFAFNSPQGPELRKELKIPKGYKPYYSAVLGYKEDAVANAPDRKPNLITYIR; from the coding sequence ATGATTGTCAATGAGACTTTAAAAATCATTAAGCAGCGCAGGAGTATCAGAAGTTTTAAAGAGAAACAGATCAAGAAGGAAGAATTACAGGCGGTACTGGAAGCTGGACTTTATGCTCCTAATGCTGGGGACCAGGCGTGGCATTTTACAGTAATTCAAAACAAGGAGCTGATGGGCAGACTAAATCTTGCAGCTAAAGAAGCCGCTAAGCAACTGGATATTGAAGGTTTAAGTGAAATAGCGAATAATGAGTCATACAATTGTTTCTATGGTGCACCGACACTTATCCTAGTTTCTGGCAAAGAACAGGCCATACCTCTCGAAGCGGATTGCGCTGCTGCTACTCAGAATCTGTTGCTCGCCGCAGAGTCCATCGGGCTGGGGTCGTGCTGGATTTACTTTGTCATGTTTGCTTTTAACTCACCACAAGGTCCTGAATTGCGAAAAGAACTGAAAATACCCAAGGGCTACAAGCCTTACTATTCGGCTGTGCTTGGGTATAAGGAAGATGCAGTTGCCAACGCACCTGACAGGAAGCCTAACCTCATTACATACATCAGATAA
- a CDS encoding DUF3788 domain-containing protein — protein MDKKDLILDGSHMPTYNEIDEYMNLPAQELWRQINHFIQQRYNVSPKIMHSTCTAKPGWNVKYQKSGKSLCTLYPDKDSFVALVVITLNLLPVIEALSEEFTAEALQKVRTAKPFNGTLWLMLQVKSDLQLNDVKQLLLLKHETKRR, from the coding sequence ATGGATAAAAAAGACCTTATACTGGACGGAAGCCATATGCCTACCTATAATGAAATTGATGAATATATGAATCTGCCTGCGCAGGAGCTGTGGAGGCAGATTAACCATTTTATTCAGCAGAGATATAACGTTTCACCCAAGATAATGCACAGCACGTGCACAGCAAAGCCCGGATGGAACGTGAAGTACCAGAAATCCGGCAAGTCGCTTTGTACTCTGTATCCTGATAAGGACAGCTTTGTAGCATTGGTTGTCATTACCTTGAATCTGCTGCCCGTAATTGAGGCTTTATCTGAGGAATTTACGGCAGAAGCCCTTCAGAAAGTTAGAACTGCAAAGCCCTTTAACGGGACTTTATGGTTGATGCTTCAAGTGAAAAGTGATTTGCAACTCAACGATGTTAAGCAGCTGCTGCTATTGAAGCATGAAACGAAAAGGAGATAG
- a CDS encoding GyrI-like domain-containing protein, with translation MDYRIVERNEYEVVGKVIKVSCKDGENLRRIPEFWGECYEDGTVEKLCVASGGKDLLGICMDMEFEKEQFTYMIAVEGNDITKDSNLAVRTIPAATWAVFTSVGPLPGAIQKVIEKIYQEWLPATGYEHAEAPELEVYPLGDTTAEDYRCEVWVPVVKK, from the coding sequence ATGGATTATAGGATAGTAGAGAGAAACGAATATGAGGTAGTAGGCAAAGTTATAAAGGTTTCTTGCAAGGATGGAGAGAACCTCAGACGCATTCCTGAATTCTGGGGGGAATGCTACGAGGATGGCACAGTCGAAAAACTGTGTGTCGCTTCTGGGGGCAAAGATTTGCTGGGTATATGTATGGATATGGAGTTTGAAAAGGAACAGTTTACCTATATGATTGCTGTAGAGGGTAATGATATCACAAAGGACAGCAATCTAGCAGTGAGAACAATACCAGCTGCAACCTGGGCTGTATTTACCTCTGTCGGACCGCTGCCCGGAGCTATACAAAAGGTAATAGAAAAAATATATCAGGAATGGCTGCCGGCAACAGGCTACGAGCATGCGGAAGCGCCCGAACTTGAGGTCTATCCTCTGGGAGATACTACGGCTGAAGATTACCGCTGTGAAGTATGGGTACCGGTCGTTAAGAAATAA
- the lipA gene encoding lipoyl synthase, producing the protein MKRKPEWLRIDLNKGRSLDYVKEILQRFSLNTVCEEANCPNRMECFSKKTATFMILGSQCTRNCRFCNVTHAEPQVVDPDEPQNVAKAALELGLKHVVITSVTRDDLPDGGAKHFSKVIKAIKALKSDMVVEVLIPDLRGSFEALETVVKAKPEILNHNVETVPRLYSEVRPSALYERSLELLKRVKSIDSSVLTKSGIMVGLGEKEEEVIEVFKDLRLAGCDFLTVGQYLAPSAKHYPVVEYISPDVFKMYKEKALSLGFSFVASAPLVRSSYNAAEMLEGK; encoded by the coding sequence ATGAAAAGAAAGCCTGAATGGCTTAGAATAGATTTGAACAAAGGACGCAGCTTGGATTATGTAAAAGAGATTCTTCAACGCTTCTCCTTAAACACAGTATGTGAAGAGGCAAATTGCCCGAACAGAATGGAATGCTTCAGCAAAAAGACTGCAACCTTTATGATACTGGGCAGCCAATGCACCAGAAACTGCCGCTTCTGCAATGTTACTCATGCAGAACCACAAGTTGTTGACCCGGATGAGCCGCAGAATGTTGCTAAAGCTGCCCTTGAGCTTGGGCTAAAGCATGTTGTTATAACTTCTGTGACGAGGGATGATTTGCCCGATGGGGGAGCAAAGCACTTTTCCAAAGTGATTAAGGCAATAAAGGCACTAAAAAGTGATATGGTTGTAGAGGTGCTGATTCCTGATTTACGGGGGAGCTTTGAAGCATTGGAGACAGTTGTAAAAGCAAAACCGGAAATATTGAACCATAATGTTGAAACAGTGCCGAGATTATATTCGGAAGTACGTCCCTCAGCCCTATATGAGCGCTCTCTGGAGCTTTTAAAGAGGGTAAAGTCAATAGACAGCAGTGTGTTGACCAAATCAGGAATCATGGTAGGCCTTGGGGAGAAGGAAGAAGAAGTCATTGAGGTATTTAAGGACCTGCGCTTGGCAGGCTGCGATTTCCTGACCGTCGGACAATATCTGGCTCCAAGTGCAAAGCACTATCCGGTCGTAGAGTATATATCACCGGATGTTTTCAAAATGTATAAGGAAAAGGCTCTGAGTCTGGGCTTTTCCTTTGTTGCTTCAGCTCCTCTTGTAAGAAGCTCCTATAATGCAGCTGAGATGCTTGAAGGAAAATAG
- the lipB gene encoding lipoyl(octanoyl) transferase LipB, with amino-acid sequence MKLNVLHLGRCDYKEAWDVQHDILEKRQKCEIGDTLILVEHPPVITLGRNAIESNVVVPEKYLKDNGIGVYNIERGGDVTYHGPGQIVGYPIVGLRDKGIGIREFVERLENTFIKLLKENYHIDSGINPEFPGVWVGSNKITAIGLAVKRGVTMHGFAFNVNTNLEHFKLIVPCGISGKGVTSLQRITGNDIDFDTANKMVLDYFYKTFDYDSFEELSL; translated from the coding sequence ATGAAGTTAAATGTATTGCATTTAGGAAGATGCGATTATAAAGAAGCCTGGGATGTGCAGCATGACATCCTGGAAAAAAGGCAAAAATGTGAGATTGGGGACACCCTAATCCTGGTTGAACACCCCCCTGTCATAACACTGGGAAGGAACGCAATAGAGTCTAACGTAGTTGTGCCTGAGAAATATCTTAAAGATAATGGAATCGGAGTATATAATATTGAGCGGGGCGGAGATGTAACCTACCATGGCCCTGGCCAGATTGTAGGATATCCTATAGTCGGATTGAGAGATAAAGGCATCGGCATCAGAGAATTTGTAGAAAGACTTGAGAATACCTTTATTAAACTGCTCAAAGAAAACTATCACATCGATAGTGGAATAAACCCTGAGTTCCCCGGAGTATGGGTAGGAAGCAACAAGATTACTGCTATTGGCTTGGCAGTGAAGCGTGGTGTCACTATGCACGGCTTTGCTTTTAATGTGAACACAAATCTGGAGCATTTCAAGCTTATTGTACCTTGCGGAATATCCGGAAAAGGCGTTACCTCCCTGCAGCGTATTACAGGGAACGATATAGACTTTGATACTGCTAATAAAATGGTACTTGATTACTTTTATAAGACTTTTGATTATGATAGCTTCGAAGAGCTATCCCTTTAA
- the gcvPB gene encoding aminomethyl-transferring glycine dehydrogenase subunit GcvPB: MKNYNKLIFELSKEGRKAYSLPPCDVPEAGLDSIIPASFLREKEVDLPEVSEVDVVRHFTNLSNKNYGVDTGFYPLGSCTMKYNPKINEDIAAFDGFSNIHPLQPVETVQGALELMYNLDNMLSEISGMERVSLQPAAGAHGELTGLMIIKAYHDSRGDSKRNKIIVPDSAHGTNPASAAVAGFEIVEIESNENGAVDLEKLKAVLSDEIAGLMLTNPSTLGLFEQNIKQIADLVHEAGGLLYYDGANANAIMGIARPGDMGFDVIHLNLHKTFSTPHGGGGPGSGPVGVKSNLVKFLPVPVVEKKGDSYVLDYDKPYSIGKVKNFYGNFGVAVKAYAYILSMGGEGLKEVSQKAVLNANYIMSRLKNHYDVAIKQICKHEFVLGGLLENENHLSTLDVAKRLLDYGYHPPTIYFPLIVHDAIMIEPTETESLETLDTFIDIMIKIAEEAKVNPEILKTAPHDTMVRRVDEVKAARNLIIKWDGNKQ, encoded by the coding sequence ATGAAGAATTACAATAAGCTGATTTTTGAGCTTTCAAAAGAAGGAAGAAAAGCCTATAGCCTACCACCTTGCGATGTTCCGGAAGCTGGACTGGACAGCATAATTCCTGCTTCATTCTTAAGAGAAAAGGAAGTTGACCTGCCAGAGGTTAGCGAAGTAGATGTGGTAAGGCACTTTACAAACCTCTCCAATAAGAATTATGGCGTTGATACAGGCTTCTACCCTCTGGGTTCCTGTACAATGAAGTATAACCCCAAAATAAACGAGGATATAGCAGCCTTTGATGGATTCAGCAATATTCATCCTCTCCAGCCTGTGGAAACTGTTCAGGGAGCACTTGAACTTATGTATAATCTTGATAATATGCTTTCTGAGATAAGCGGGATGGAAAGGGTCAGCCTTCAACCTGCGGCCGGAGCTCATGGAGAACTGACAGGATTGATGATTATCAAGGCATACCACGACAGTCGCGGAGACAGCAAAAGAAACAAGATAATAGTTCCTGACTCCGCCCACGGAACAAATCCAGCAAGTGCAGCTGTTGCCGGTTTTGAAATTGTGGAAATAGAATCTAATGAAAACGGAGCTGTTGACCTTGAAAAACTCAAGGCCGTACTAAGTGATGAGATTGCCGGCTTAATGCTGACAAATCCGAGCACCCTTGGTCTTTTCGAGCAAAACATAAAGCAAATAGCTGACCTGGTTCATGAAGCAGGAGGACTGCTTTATTATGACGGAGCAAATGCAAATGCAATCATGGGAATAGCAAGGCCCGGAGATATGGGCTTTGATGTAATTCACCTCAATTTGCATAAGACCTTCTCTACTCCTCATGGCGGAGGCGGGCCAGGAAGCGGACCGGTAGGAGTCAAAAGTAATCTCGTTAAATTCCTCCCTGTCCCTGTTGTAGAGAAAAAGGGTGACTCCTATGTACTTGACTATGACAAACCTTATTCCATAGGCAAGGTCAAAAACTTCTATGGTAATTTCGGAGTGGCAGTAAAAGCCTATGCCTACATACTCTCTATGGGCGGAGAAGGCTTGAAGGAAGTAAGCCAGAAGGCAGTACTCAATGCAAACTATATAATGAGCAGGCTGAAGAACCATTACGATGTGGCAATAAAACAGATATGCAAGCATGAATTTGTTTTGGGCGGACTTCTGGAAAACGAAAATCATCTTTCTACACTGGATGTTGCTAAACGTCTTCTCGACTATGGCTATCATCCTCCGACAATTTACTTCCCGCTCATAGTACATGATGCTATCATGATAGAGCCGACAGAGACTGAAAGTCTGGAAACTCTTGATACCTTCATCGACATAATGATTAAAATTGCCGAAGAAGCCAAAGTGAATCCGGAAATATTAAAAACGGCTCCCCACGATACAATGGTAAGAAGAGTTGATGAAGTTAAAGCAGCAAGAAATCTTATAATAAAATGGGACGGCAATAAACAATAG